The following are encoded in a window of Corynebacterium argentoratense DSM 44202 genomic DNA:
- the rpsP gene encoding 30S ribosomal protein S16 translates to MAVKIKLQRLGKIRTPEYRIVVADARTRRSGKVIENLGIYQPKNDPSVIKVDSDRVQYWLGVGAQPTEPVEAILKVTGDWQKFKGLEGAEGTLKVAEPKPSKLDLFNAALSEAAEGPTAEAITEKRRKAKEEAKKKAEEEVKAEDAAEEASEAAETAESSEEAAE, encoded by the coding sequence ATGGCTGTCAAGATTAAGTTGCAGCGTCTCGGTAAGATTCGCACCCCTGAATACCGCATCGTTGTTGCCGATGCCCGTACCCGTCGTTCCGGCAAGGTCATCGAGAACCTGGGCATCTACCAGCCCAAGAACGATCCCTCCGTGATCAAGGTTGATTCCGATCGCGTCCAGTACTGGCTGGGCGTTGGCGCACAGCCGACCGAACCTGTTGAGGCTATCTTGAAGGTTACCGGCGACTGGCAGAAGTTCAAGGGCCTCGAAGGTGCAGAAGGCACCCTGAAGGTTGCTGAGCCCAAGCCCTCGAAGCTTGACCTGTTCAATGCTGCTCTGTCTGAGGCTGCTGAAGGCCCCACCGCTGAGGCAATTACCGAGAAGCGTCGCAAGGCTAAGGAAGAAGCTAAGAAGAAGGCTGAAGAAGAGGTCAAGGCTGAGGACGCTGCCGAAGAGGCTAGCGAAGCTGCTGAGACCGCAGAGTCTTCTGAAGAAGCTGCTGAGTAA
- the ffh gene encoding signal recognition particle protein: MFESLSDRLTGALGGLRGKGKLTEADINATAREIRLALLEADVSLPVVRAFIKRIKERALGADVSAALNPAQQVIKIVNEELQQILGGETERLRLAKNPPTVIMLAGLQGAGKTTLAGKLSAYLAKQGHTPMLVACDLQRPGAVQQLQIVAERAGVACFAPDPGTALDSHDHVMGTSHGDPVEVARRGIDEARRTQHDVVIVDTAGRLGIDQELMTQARNIRDAINPDEVLFVIDAMIGQDAVSTAEAFRDGVDFTGVVLTKLDGDARGGAALSIREVTGRPIKFASTGEKLEDFDVFHPERMASRILGMGDVLTLIEQAEAKIDQQEAMASATKMFSGELTLDDFLNQMQMIRRMGPLGNLLKMLPGGKQMSQMADMVDEKQLDRIQAIIRGMTPEERANPSILNASRRKRIANGSGVTVADVNQLVKRFEDAKKMMGQMTGQFQGRSATKKKPKGRKGKNGKRKPAKGRGPSRGPAMPNIPGMPNMAELQKLQENAGGLGASDEGMQGMPSVEELEKMQKQLGKGLPGMGGLGGFPGMPGMGGFGKK, encoded by the coding sequence GTGTTTGAGTCTCTTTCAGATCGCTTGACCGGAGCCCTCGGCGGCCTACGCGGGAAAGGCAAGCTTACCGAAGCGGACATCAACGCTACAGCCCGGGAAATCCGCCTCGCGTTGCTTGAGGCTGACGTTTCACTACCCGTGGTGCGTGCGTTTATTAAACGCATCAAGGAACGTGCTTTGGGTGCGGACGTTTCCGCAGCACTGAACCCCGCGCAGCAAGTAATCAAGATTGTTAATGAGGAACTCCAGCAGATCCTCGGTGGCGAGACTGAGCGTCTGCGCCTCGCGAAAAATCCTCCGACGGTCATCATGCTTGCCGGCCTGCAGGGTGCAGGTAAAACCACTCTCGCCGGTAAGTTGTCCGCTTACCTAGCTAAGCAGGGTCATACTCCCATGTTGGTGGCCTGCGACTTGCAGCGACCGGGTGCGGTGCAGCAGCTACAAATCGTTGCTGAGCGTGCAGGTGTTGCTTGCTTCGCTCCAGATCCTGGCACTGCTCTCGATAGTCATGATCATGTGATGGGCACCTCCCATGGCGACCCCGTTGAGGTTGCTCGGCGTGGTATCGATGAAGCCCGCCGCACCCAACACGACGTCGTCATCGTCGATACTGCAGGTCGTTTGGGCATTGATCAGGAGCTGATGACGCAGGCGCGTAATATTCGCGACGCCATCAACCCGGACGAAGTCCTGTTTGTCATCGACGCGATGATTGGTCAAGACGCTGTGTCCACCGCGGAGGCGTTCCGCGATGGAGTCGACTTCACTGGCGTGGTGCTGACGAAGCTTGATGGTGACGCCCGCGGTGGCGCGGCATTGTCTATCCGTGAGGTCACTGGCCGCCCGATCAAGTTTGCTTCCACGGGTGAGAAGCTTGAGGACTTTGACGTCTTCCACCCGGAGCGCATGGCTAGCCGTATCCTCGGCATGGGTGACGTACTGACGCTGATCGAACAGGCCGAAGCCAAGATTGATCAGCAAGAGGCTATGGCCTCGGCTACCAAAATGTTCTCCGGGGAACTGACCCTCGATGACTTCCTGAATCAGATGCAGATGATCCGCCGCATGGGGCCGCTGGGTAACCTGCTGAAAATGCTGCCTGGCGGCAAGCAGATGAGCCAGATGGCAGACATGGTCGACGAAAAACAACTCGACCGAATTCAGGCGATCATCCGAGGCATGACGCCGGAAGAGCGCGCAAATCCAAGCATCCTGAACGCCTCTCGCCGCAAGCGTATCGCTAACGGTTCAGGTGTTACTGTGGCGGACGTCAACCAATTGGTTAAGCGTTTCGAAGACGCCAAGAAGATGATGGGGCAGATGACCGGCCAATTCCAAGGCCGCTCTGCCACTAAGAAGAAGCCTAAGGGGCGCAAGGGTAAAAACGGCAAGCGTAAGCCCGCTAAGGGCCGTGGGCCTAGCCGTGGTCCGGCAATGCCGAATATCCCCGGTATGCCCAACATGGCGGAGCTGCAAAAGCTGCAGGAGAACGCCGGAGGGCTGGGAGCCTCGGATGAGGGAATGCAGGGAATGCCTAGCGTCGAAGAACTAGAAAAGATGCAAAAGCAGCTAGGTAAAGGCCTGCCAGGAATGGGCGGTTTAGGTGGTTTCCCAGGCATGCCGGGCATGGGCGGCTTCGGTAAAAAGTAG
- a CDS encoding [protein-PII] uridylyltransferase: MANVDPSPAHVTAQSIRQETMRRAQLLLSKVQVPSGCALAITGSLARGEMSLHSDIDVSLIIPEEQGSDFDQGQLEQLWYPLWDGSFRVDHSVRTPSQCLALATEDPLVALSLLDVRTVAGDAAVVARTRESVLNRWRVDVARNLAAIVDVAISRWRRSGSVVAMTRPDIKNGRGGLRDIEMLRALSLGHVCDMPDVEHQRALLLDVRTWLHEAARRRRDILDPEFAVDVAEHLGFADRYELTAAVADAGRTIDDALNTALGIARAAHSRNSPRSSLRTPLDVDVVDDRGVVTLARNPRLSDPALVLRVAAAAARTRQPIAEPSLRNLARHHMPLPQPWPRAVATDFFSVLSNPSTIEALDKHGLWEPLVPEWAGIRGLMPREPSHAHTIDHHTIVTLQAAAQRSVHVARPDLLLLAALFHDIGKGQGRPHEVVGAEAVGRMARRLALAPRDVSIVQTLVAEHTLLARLANRADPTAESTVDAVCSAVHYDRLTLDLLEALAEADARSTGPGVWSRSLANSVRTVCSLARARLSDLHPTKPFVAAPSTSADFPKVTWRGAYLRESVRMLALLAAHGHNIESAKLINDAAGARAEFMVRPTTTSPPAEQEFLQAYKSGVFSMLPELKPALVSTTWYGNTVEVRTLDQKAAFGALLGVLPDVSWATMERTGATMIARFHLGNCDRARVEKDVQRAFGGVA; the protein is encoded by the coding sequence GTGGCCAACGTTGACCCAAGCCCCGCCCACGTCACGGCCCAGTCAATCAGACAAGAGACCATGCGTCGGGCGCAATTGCTTCTGTCTAAAGTTCAGGTGCCGTCCGGATGTGCTCTGGCAATCACGGGTTCCCTCGCCCGTGGGGAAATGAGCCTCCATAGTGATATTGACGTCAGCCTGATCATCCCAGAAGAGCAGGGTAGTGACTTCGACCAGGGGCAGCTGGAACAGCTGTGGTACCCCTTGTGGGACGGATCGTTTCGCGTCGATCATTCGGTACGCACCCCGTCGCAGTGCCTCGCCCTGGCAACCGAAGACCCCCTGGTGGCGTTAAGTTTGCTTGATGTTCGGACTGTAGCCGGCGACGCCGCGGTTGTAGCCCGCACGCGTGAGTCCGTACTGAATCGATGGAGGGTTGATGTTGCACGCAACCTTGCCGCCATCGTTGACGTCGCGATATCCAGGTGGCGGCGTTCAGGATCGGTTGTTGCGATGACCAGGCCTGATATTAAAAATGGCCGCGGCGGGTTGCGCGATATCGAAATGCTTCGCGCTCTATCGTTGGGCCATGTGTGTGACATGCCGGATGTGGAACACCAACGGGCCTTGCTGCTGGACGTGAGGACGTGGCTCCATGAGGCGGCGCGCCGACGACGTGACATCCTCGACCCAGAATTCGCCGTCGACGTAGCCGAACACCTCGGGTTTGCTGATCGTTACGAACTCACCGCTGCGGTGGCAGACGCCGGACGCACCATTGACGATGCTCTCAACACCGCTCTGGGCATTGCCCGTGCAGCACACAGTAGAAACTCGCCACGCAGCAGTCTACGAACGCCGCTTGATGTCGACGTTGTCGATGACCGCGGCGTCGTCACTTTAGCGAGAAATCCACGCCTATCCGACCCAGCTTTGGTGCTAAGGGTTGCAGCTGCTGCGGCGCGAACCCGTCAGCCGATCGCGGAACCAAGCCTGCGGAACTTAGCACGCCACCACATGCCCCTGCCTCAGCCGTGGCCGCGTGCCGTGGCAACAGACTTCTTCTCTGTGCTGTCCAACCCTTCGACCATTGAAGCGTTGGACAAGCACGGGTTGTGGGAACCGTTGGTTCCGGAGTGGGCGGGCATTAGGGGACTGATGCCTCGCGAGCCCTCACACGCCCACACCATCGATCACCATACGATCGTCACGCTTCAGGCGGCAGCGCAACGAAGTGTGCATGTGGCACGGCCTGATCTGTTGCTGCTCGCAGCCCTCTTCCACGACATTGGCAAGGGGCAGGGGCGGCCCCACGAGGTAGTGGGGGCGGAAGCTGTTGGCCGCATGGCGCGGCGCTTGGCCTTGGCGCCCCGCGACGTCAGCATTGTTCAAACCCTCGTGGCCGAGCACACTCTCTTGGCGCGACTAGCCAACCGTGCGGACCCCACGGCCGAATCTACGGTTGATGCGGTGTGCTCTGCCGTGCACTACGACAGGTTGACGCTCGACCTCCTTGAGGCGCTTGCCGAAGCTGATGCCCGATCAACGGGGCCTGGCGTGTGGAGTAGGAGCCTTGCGAATTCGGTTCGTACTGTCTGCAGCCTGGCGCGGGCACGCCTCAGCGACCTGCACCCCACCAAACCGTTCGTAGCGGCACCGTCTACCAGCGCAGACTTCCCCAAAGTAACGTGGAGGGGCGCTTACCTGCGCGAATCGGTCCGAATGCTGGCGTTGCTTGCAGCGCATGGCCACAACATCGAGAGCGCAAAATTAATCAATGACGCCGCGGGGGCTCGCGCGGAATTTATGGTGCGGCCGACTACCACCTCGCCACCTGCCGAGCAGGAATTCCTCCAGGCGTACAAGTCCGGGGTGTTTTCGATGCTGCCGGAGCTTAAGCCCGCATTGGTGTCCACGACCTGGTACGGCAATACGGTGGAGGTGCGAACGCTGGATCAGAAGGCTGCTTTTGGTGCGCTGCTCGGGGTGTTGCCTGATGTTTCTTGGGCAACGATGGAACGCACTGGTGCAACGATGATAGCCCGTTTCCACTTGGGTAACTGCGACCGAGCGCGAGTGGAGAAGGATGTCCAACGGGCCTTTGGTGGGGTAGCATAG
- a CDS encoding P-II family nitrogen regulator, with product MKLITAIVKPFTLDDIKDALEQLDIHGMTVSETQGFGQQKGHSELYRGAEYAVDFVPKLKIEIVVADSAVDDALDAIVDAARTGKVGDGKIWVTAVERLIRVRTGESGEQAL from the coding sequence ATGAAACTCATCACCGCAATCGTCAAGCCGTTTACACTCGACGACATTAAAGACGCCCTCGAACAACTCGACATCCACGGGATGACCGTCAGCGAGACTCAGGGATTCGGGCAGCAAAAAGGCCACAGCGAGCTCTACCGGGGGGCCGAGTACGCAGTGGACTTTGTGCCCAAGCTGAAAATTGAAATAGTGGTCGCCGATAGCGCTGTTGATGACGCCCTCGACGCAATCGTCGACGCCGCACGCACGGGCAAAGTGGGCGACGGAAAAATTTGGGTCACCGCTGTCGAAAGACTCATTAGGGTGCGCACCGGAGAATCCGGGGAACAAGCGCTCTAA
- the ftsY gene encoding signal recognition particle-docking protein FtsY, with protein MTNSVLLLVLLALVVAVLIVALIVVLGLQRKKNKTISFNKEEQPKEIDQSTQSGNYTSQGGFNFAPAEDKPREKLVVDQPRPVAQPEPVVEPEPVVEPEPAQQIDEPAPAAGRLGKLRGRLSRSQNVIGQGVLGILSAGDLDEDAWEEIEDTLLMADLGTATTMRVVEALRDKIAQRGVTNEDEAKAMLRETLIEACKPDLNRAVKAMPAEGKPAVVLVVGVNGTGKTTTTGKLARVLVSMGHTVLLGAADTFRAAAADQLETWGRRVGAETVRGNEGADPASVAFDAVARGVDTGVDVVLVDTAGRLHTSVGLMDQLGKVKRVVEKKANVDEVLLVLDATIGQNGLMQARTFRDVVDITGVVLTKLDGTAKGGIVFQVQEELGVPVKLVGLGEGADDLAPFEPEAFIDALLG; from the coding sequence ATGACAAACTCGGTTCTCTTGTTGGTTTTGCTGGCCCTAGTCGTTGCAGTGTTGATCGTTGCACTAATCGTGGTGCTCGGGCTGCAACGCAAAAAGAACAAGACTATCTCCTTTAACAAAGAGGAGCAGCCTAAAGAAATCGACCAGAGTACCCAGTCGGGTAACTACACCAGCCAGGGCGGATTTAATTTCGCCCCGGCTGAGGACAAGCCTCGCGAGAAGCTGGTGGTGGATCAACCCCGCCCTGTAGCGCAGCCGGAACCGGTGGTCGAGCCGGAGCCGGTGGTCGAGCCGGAGCCTGCACAGCAGATCGATGAACCCGCGCCTGCAGCTGGTCGGTTGGGTAAGCTGCGTGGTCGACTGTCGCGCTCCCAAAATGTTATTGGGCAGGGCGTGCTGGGAATCCTCAGCGCGGGTGATCTTGACGAGGACGCCTGGGAGGAAATTGAAGACACCCTGCTGATGGCTGATCTTGGAACCGCCACCACCATGCGCGTCGTTGAGGCTCTTCGCGACAAGATTGCGCAACGCGGCGTCACTAATGAGGATGAGGCCAAGGCCATGCTCCGTGAAACACTCATCGAGGCATGCAAACCCGACCTCAACCGCGCAGTCAAAGCAATGCCCGCCGAAGGTAAGCCTGCTGTTGTGCTGGTCGTCGGTGTCAACGGAACTGGCAAAACCACCACCACCGGTAAATTGGCGCGCGTCCTTGTCTCCATGGGCCACACGGTACTTTTGGGCGCTGCGGATACGTTCCGTGCTGCCGCAGCCGACCAGCTGGAAACCTGGGGGCGCCGCGTTGGTGCAGAAACAGTCCGCGGAAATGAGGGCGCTGATCCCGCGTCTGTCGCATTTGATGCTGTTGCCCGCGGCGTTGACACGGGAGTCGATGTTGTGCTCGTGGACACCGCTGGTCGACTCCACACCTCAGTTGGTCTGATGGACCAGCTCGGCAAGGTCAAGCGCGTGGTCGAAAAGAAAGCCAACGTAGACGAAGTGCTGCTCGTTTTGGACGCAACCATTGGCCAAAACGGACTGATGCAAGCCCGCACATTCCGCGACGTCGTAGACATCACCGGCGTAGTGCTGACCAAACTCGATGGCACAGCCAAGGGAGGCATTGTCTTCCAAGTTCAAGAGGAACTCGGAGTGCCAGTTAAACTTGTTGGCCTCGGTGAAGGCGCAGACGACCTGGCGCCGTTCGAGCCTGAAGCCTTCATCGACGCTCTCCTGGGATAA